tatatatatatatatatatatatatatatatatatatatatatatatatatatatatatataacaggaTATCACACGCTTCATCCAAATATATTCTTGATATACCTGCTTGACTGAAGTCTCAATTGAAAAAATCGAGTGCACCTCACTAAGACCCAGCAATTCAACTCTCCAACACATCACATCGCCCCTTTCCCTCTGACATGTGAGCATTACTGAGAATCTCATACCAAGCTATCAACCATAGCTGACATTTTGCAGGATGCGACTCAAAAGAGACTAGTTCTTGGTGATTCAAGTCACCTCACCTGTCAGTTGAATTGCGCGGTGCGCCCACCACTATAAAATTTGTAGCATGGAGTTGAAGCTTCATCACCATTCCGGAAGGGCAGCACATCATCACCACTCTGACAGTATGTTGTCAGCATCCACTGGCAGCAAGACAAGGAAATGGATATGCGCCTTCCATGTTTCTTAAGTATGTTCGTTGATACATTACCCAGATGGTACTTAAATATCTGGCCTTTTGATTAGAAGTCACATGACCCTAAATGATTCAGTGATTTGAGCGTTGTGACTGAGGAGTTGACGGGTAGGATAACTCAGATTGTTCACCGCTGCGCAGTTTGGAACCATCACTCTACAGGAGACAAGTACAGCAGGATTTGAGGATTTTTTTTAGGGAAATCAAGATTGGAAATTGTGAAAAAAATAATTAACTAATACTGACAACAATAGCCTCAAGAATGCCAAACGACATGATTCCACCTGTTGTAATGTGTATGACAAGTGGATAATAAATGTCACCTGTGAAGCTTCAGACAGTTGCCCATGCTCCATTTGCCTGTTCCTTCCATCCTCCTGAAAAAGGGATAATATCTCAGAACAAATGGCAGACAAGATATAGATAGGTTCTCTGCACATGCAGGCAGGGTTGCTCGTGAAGTTTTGAATTAGACAGCAAGAAATCCATGAACCAGCAAATGAGCTGCTTAGCTGACACAAGTTCAGTTCGCAAGCAAAATAACCAAGACAATAGCAAATCTGACATGAGATCCTGGTTCAGTGCCATGCTCAAATTCTCCTCGAAACTAGAAACATACATAACAAGCACTTGGTCAATCCAAGACTCATTTTTGCTTTGTCTGACTCTGTACTCTTGAAAAATCTACGACTACTCTGTAGCAGGTCAGCAGGCAGCCCCAACCAGCCCTATGGCAACTGGCAACTGGCAACTGGCACGGCAGCCAAACAACATATATGGTATTTGAAAATTATATGGTGCCCTGCCAACCTCTTTAGCTAAAATATCATGTTGCAATTTTCtaaaaatcatcacaaaaatcatGTATGTAGTACACCTAAAGTTAAGTGTAGCCACAACAATTCAGTTTGAAATCTATCTTCGACGTTGAGATTCAGAAAACACGTGTCACTGTCAGCCCATGTTGAACAGTGCCATGTTGACTGCTTGTCTACTTTGTTTCTTGACatctatgatgaattttaaactGGATTGTTGCAACTATACTTAACTTTATATGTCATACatgatttttgtgatgattttttgaaacattgcaacatgataTTTTACTTTAGCTAACGAGGGCGCCAGCCCCCCTGGGCTCCCTGTCCATTGTTGTCATGTCAGCCAATATGGACTTCAGGTGGGCAAATGTGGTCATCATCATGcgagtggtgatgatgatgattatctTGTAGGTATTGCTCCTTAACACATTATCTCAGAAGCAGAGACGATCATGTCAGCACAAATTGCAAATGTCAGGGTGAGTTTGGAAAGCAACAAGAAAAAATGAGAGGTAGCTGGCTGAGGTCCCACACCCCATTGATGGTGCTGGACCGCACTTGAGCCAAACAGGATGCCAACAGCAAGGGGTCAGAGCCAAATAGAAGAGAGGCACAAGAAAAGAGAAGGGAGATCAAAGATAACTTCGAGACACTTGGAGGTACTAAGCTGACTGTACGAGTGCGCTGACTGATTGATACCAGTGTCACATGTTACGTACTAAGCTGGGAAAGGATGCCCTACATGACTCTTTCCTCAAGAATAGAGTTTAACTCATATAGTCAAATGTGCTCAAGATGAATAGACAATAGAGTAATGCTACCTAACAAAATGGTCTACAAAAACTCTACTTATATGCTCTGCTAACatgaaccaccaccaccacggtcAAATTCTCCCAATTGAGTTACACTGGTGAGACCGTTGAAGTCCAAGGGTCAATGAAACCCCTGTCAACCAGTTCAAGTTCGAAAGGCTGGCACAAACTTCATAAAAACAAAATCTGGGGGATACCTCTCCCCCTGGACGAGTTTTTTTTTACCACCACCAACCACCAGAGGAAACCTTTCAATTGGTAAGTTCAAATCAGTGTGCACAATTGTTGTTGTCCATGTTAGCATGCAATGCAAGTCGAGTTTTTTGTAAAACATTTTTGCAGGTGTAGCATTACTCAGATGAATATTGGATTCTGATTCACTAGTGTAGCCAAGTAGTCATGAATTACAAGGAAAAATATCTTAAACAAGGGGTTTGGTTAAGTAGTTATCTCTGTAAAAAGGTCCATGAAAGTGAGTAGAGGACATCCATGGTATAAATATATAAACATAACAAAATCAAGAGTGGATATCCATTAGCTGAATAAACAAGATACTCTGTCCCATTTTCCATTtgactctccctctctcaccctctGGACAGAAGTTAGAATGGTTCATAAGAATTATAACCTAACTAAATAATGAATATATGCTGAACAAGCCCTCTCCTATGCATATCAACTTtgctgttcgcctaaacggccgtttagcccatttacacactgtttaaacgctacacggtggtacaccgtttccgtttaatcatttgttttgaccgtttaaacggccgttttgcccgtttaaacacctgttttgcccgaataatgggctaaacagcaggtgaccgactgtttaccatttagcgtttaggataaagTTTTTCCATACAGTGAAGAGCCAAAGTTTATACCTAAATTAGATATTTGATCACAATAAAACTTGATGTTTGATTTGATAAACTTTTTTATATGAAGCATCCTGAAGCACAACACCTTGAAGAAACGCAGGGGAGCTGGATTAACATAAAAGAATGACAAGAGAATTGAACTTTGGTGTTGAAATACTGCTGAAAATTTTAAAGTTCGAATTTGTTCAAACAAAATTAAAAGTTAGAGTACAGCATGGGCTATCACTCATGTTTATGCCCATACTAATTGTATTTCATCATAATTTGCGTAAGTACCTGAGGATTTGACTTGTAAGTCTGATTCTTGGACCCTTGTTGGTTTTGTTGCTGTTGCAAGTACTGTTGGATCTGTTGTTGCATAATCTGTTGCTGCTGTCGCTGAAGAAGCATCATCTGCTGCTGTTGTTGCTGAAACAGTTGCTGCTGAACTGAGTCTTGCTGTTGCTGTGGCATCTGCAGTACATACTGTTGTTGTTGCATTAACTGCTGCTGAAAGAGCTGCTGTTGCTGAGCTTGCTGTTGTTGATacatctgctgctgctgtataAGATAcatttgttgttgctgctgctgctgttgctggagACAAAGAAGCGGTTGTTGCTGCAACTGCTGGCTTTGTTGATCCATTTGAGGTGCTTGTTGCTGCTGTTTATTTTGGTCGTGTTTGGTATCCCCAGAAGGACACTGACCCTGTTTTTCGTCAGGAAGTTGCTGGACTGGCAGTGCCTGTTGTAGTACtacctgttgctgctgctgcacttGTTGCTGCCAAAGTACCATTTGCTGGTTCAGCTGTTGTACTTGCTGCATAAAATTTTGCTGAAGATGCTCAGTTGGAAGCTGTTGCTGTTGCAGACTCTGCATCTGTTGATTGTGCTGAGCCTGCAGGTAATACAGTTGTTGCTGGTAATATTGCCCCATTTGTGATGCATACCCTTGCATCGTTTGGAGATACTGTTGGTTTCCGTGATTAGACTGTGCAAATAATTGGTCGTGAATTTGTGCAGATGTTTGAACATTCTGAGCCATAGTACGCTCTTGCTGTTGCATGTTATGTGAAAGGTTATTAGATTGATGTGTTTGAGCATTCCCCAACTGGTGTCGAAGTGGAGCTTGAAAACCGACAGTATCCGATTTTGTTTTCGCTAAGTCCAAGCTCAAAGGTTTTGCACAGGCTGAGAGTTGATTTGACTGCGAAGATTGAATATGGTCTTGACTCCCATGACCAATGGCAGAGATTTCCTTGTCACATTCAGTTGGATTTGGACCATCAAAAGACCTCTCTAGGTTTGCATTACTGACAGACAAATCATGCTCTGTGTCTACTTTTACCTGAACCTCCACATGTTGCCTTTCCTCCAGCTCTGGAGATATTCGAGCTGGACcagaagaatttccttcattgtgCATGTTTGATCCAGACGGCAAGTCATATTTTGAGCATACTGTTTCTAGATGGCTGCTTGCAGATACCTCAATGACCTTGCCCTCAGAATTGATGTTCTCAGAGCTAGCAATTGCTTTGGAAGGAGAATCACAGTCACCTGACTCAGCTACAGGAGCCTCCGCCGCACGAGAATTTGTTTTCTCATCATTTTGTTCATGCAACATTAGATCTTGATTACTCTCTTCTTTGGCATGTGAATTCATTTgcttttgcattccatttttgtCCAGGATATGTTCACTGTGAACCATGTCAGTGCATTCCTGAGCTGTCCTGATGGTCTCTTTATGTGAATTGACAATCTCTAAAGCTTTCTGCTCTCCTGCATCCCTATGTCCTTTTCCTGAATCCACAATGTCCTTATCCACTTGTGGTTCACTCTCTTTATCAACTATAAGAGAAAAATCATCAGTTTTGGGTGGCTGTTTCAGTTCGATTGTATCTTCTAAGGATTGATCACGAGCAACCATCAACGGTTCTGTTTTTCTCCTCTTGTTAGTGTCTTGAAGGCTATTCCCCATAGTAGAATAATGCCGTGAAATGTTCCCAGTGCTGTGAGGAAACAGTTTACTATGCCGAGCCCACGCCTTTCTGAGTTCTTTAATACCCCCATAGAGGTCAACAAACTGTGAGCAGGAAAACAAATGAGGCATGCAATATATCGTATACAGGAGACAATGTATTTTAGAGTTCCTGCTGTAACAGCTGCATGTTCCCTTAGCATGACCAGCGAAACAGAGCAAATTTTAAGCAAAGACTAAAATTATCTCTAGTTATTCCAGCATGACACTTAAGATTcacctttttttaaaaaatcaacTATAATTGAGATTCAACAGAAATAAATGACAACAAGGGAACATCCCTTCCATTCAGAAAATAAAATACGGGAATATCCATTAGCTAAGATGGATTGGTAGGTAAACAAGCATCTTGCCTAATCTGCGACAACAATTTAGCACATGGCTCAACCAAATGCTTATTACTCCTCTAGTCCCAAAAAATATTTCTTCCACTTTTAGTGGTCAGCAATTTACATCACTCAACCTGTGAGCCACAACCAAGTCTCTTGGCCCCTTTTACTATCATTACTATTACCTCTTCTTGCATTTGTATCTAGCTTATCCCAACTTGCTTGGAACAAGAAGCAGAGCGCTCTCTATAGCAGGGTGGGTCAGGTACCCATGGCGAGGAGGAACGGACACCCCTCCCCCCGACCCCACAATGCCTTGATGGACTGGTGGTATAGCCCAATTGATAGCCAGTAGGCCACAGCTCAACAGGTGCCATAACTTCCTCAGCCgcatctctctttctctctgtgcAGCTCGCTACTCGCCCAACAAATACTGCCACGGTGTCCAACGATTTACTACATTTGAGATATATTATCCCATATAATACACACTAACTGATTTAGTTTTCACAAACAGGTAGGTTCTTTTAGCTATTGGATCTTGGTAATGTTGAATTAATGAATTATAGTAGGTGTTAAAGACACATACACACACAGTGGGGTGTGTGGTGTGAGTGGTAAAGGGTCCTTAACCCttctttcttcttaatataaagaAGCGCAGCTCTCCTAcgtttttcgagaaaaaaaattgtGGTGTTAAAGACCGATACCCTTTTTTATGGAAGGTGCCACCTTCAAACTTTAACTATGCCATTTATTAACCATTTGTACTCTTATCTGTGTGATTCAATAAGAATGTGGTATGCGTGCATGATCTTTTATACTACTCCCTCTGTACTGGAATATGAGGTATCCTAGAATTCATATTATGGGATGTCTTATTGCCTGGCCCAAGGTTTGTCGACCTCGGGAATTAGGCGGGCTGGGAATAACTGATCTCAAAACATTGGGGATTGCCTTGAAAGCAAGATGGCCTTGGCTGCAGCGGAGTGTACCAAACAAACCTTGGGCAAATCTGCCGGTCCAGGTCAGTAAGGAGGTCGCTGGGCTCATCTCGGTCGCAGTTCGTACAGAAGTGGGAAGTGGGGCTAATACCCTGTTCTGGAAGGACAAATGGCTGGATGGTCAGGGAATCCAGGAGATTGCTCCTCTTGTTTTTGCTCTGGTTCCTAAAAGGCGATTGAGTAAACGTACTGTTAGTGAGGCCCTTCCTGAGAATAGGTGGATAGAGGACTTACAGGGAGAAATTGGTCCGGCTGCTCTATCTCAGTATATCCATCTCTGGGATCTTTTATCTAGGGTGGAGCTGAATGAGAGCATCCCTGATAGACATTTATGGAGGCTTTCCTCTTCAGGCCAGTACACAGCAAAGAGCGCCTACACTGCCCTGTTTTATGGAGCCATCTCTTTTGAACCCTTTGAGAGAACTTGGAAAACTTGGGCGCCCCCAAAATGCAGATTTTTTATGTGGTTAGTGGCCCATAACAGGTGCTGGACTGCAGACAGGTTAGCAAAGAGGGGCCTCCCTCATCCAGAAATGTGTGTCCTGTGTGACCAGCTTGAGGAAGATCTTCATCACCTTCTTGTAGGCTGTGTTTTTTCAAGAATATTTTGGTTCTCCTTCCTCTCTCATTTTGGTGCTGCAACCCTTGCTCCAACACCTGCTGATCAGAATTTTGATGATTGGTGGAGAAAGATTGATGGTGCTGTTCAAGGTGATCTAAGAAGGGGTCTGAATTCTCTGGTCATCCTAGGAGCCTGGAGCATTTGGCGGCACAGAAATGACTGTGTTTTCAATGGAGCAGTCCCAAATGTTAACTCGGTCCTGTACCTGGCCAAGGAGGAGTCTGCTTGGTGGAGTGTGGCAGGGGCTAAGGGGCCCGAACTGCAACTTAGGTTTCTGCAGGGGGGGGTTTGTGGTCGTCCTTGTAACTCTTTTCCGGTGATTTAGCTTCTATGGTCTAGTGGGTGTGTGGGTGTTTGTGGGTTTTAGTCTCAGTAagactatttcttttcttctactaatataatgatacgcagctctcctgcgtgttcgaaaaaaagaaaaaaaaagaagattatacattatgaaaaaaaaaacttctaaCAGACATGCAACTTTGATGTCCTCAATTAAATCTGTACATGTACAGGGAGTTTGATGTAAGAAAGATTTTGCTGTCTTTGTAAAAAAACACCAAAAATTTTATGACCAAGAGGAGAATAGGTAACTTAGTACTCCGAGAATGCTAGTTATGTGCAAAGGCGTTCATGGAAAGTAGCACAAACATTAAAAAAAAGATGACAACTATCATCAAAATcaaaatgaagaatgcaattctgGCTGGAAATGATCAAACAAGGGTACACAAATATTTCTTTCTTAGATAATATAATCATTGAGTAGTGACAAGACAACCCAGTACTAGCCTTGATTCCTTTGTCCTGCCATTTGATAAGCAGGGAATTCCTATTCTGGTCCAAGGTCCCCAAACCAACCATTAAGATACTACAGGCTATAGCACAAGGCTATTTTtattcaatatatatatatatatatatatatatatatatatatatatatatatatatatctgaatccCCAATGCCAACCACCACTATAAACAAAGAAAAAACATGCATAATTTATTGTTGACCGTCTAATGGACCACATCCATTGTCATTGCTCCTAGTTGTAATATCTACCTCTCAGTAAATATTTGATGGGCCGTGTTCAATTCAAAATACATGGTTGGTAAATTTCATGTGGAGAGAAAGCAAAACAAAAGATAACTTTAATTTAGTTATTAACCAATCATTTTAGAAATAAAATATCCAAATTATTTGTGTGAACTTTTCCATCATGTGTAACACAAGTGCGTTGTACCAGTACATATTGAAGAGGATCATATCCTGTGCACACCCCTATTTCATCCAAGTCACCATCTGATTGGTGATTGAAGTGAAGGAGCTGCACAAGTACATAGATGGCCATTTTGCAAACAGCAAATGCAACAGGTACTTGTACACCCCCTACTAAAGGAGCATGTGGGGAGGAAAATAAATGCTTAGCTATTGGAAACTCTCTAACCTCCAAAAACAACAATGAGATATCTTCACGGTCCTCTGTGCTTAAGGCTGTAGATACATCAGATCCTGGAGTCACGGCATTAGAAATAACAGAATCAAGAAGAGGTATGTCTTTAGGCCCTCCATGTGTACTCATGAACTGTATGAATCCCTAA
This DNA window, taken from Miscanthus floridulus cultivar M001 chromosome 13, ASM1932011v1, whole genome shotgun sequence, encodes the following:
- the LOC136499224 gene encoding pre-mRNA-processing factor 39-2-like is translated as MEPEADAMALASDAAAPELPSSQLDFFKTRVRLLCDSNTGDFDAWVSLINAAEGASADDIEVISLVYHSFLLEFPLCYGYWIKYAAHKARLCTTRYVVDVYEQAVHAVPHSVDIWVSYCGFGICAFEEPAHIRSLFERALSLVGKDYLCYHLWDMYIEFETSQKQLVQLATIFINTLKFPTKKLHMYYESFRKFLTLLEQEATSCVAEILSEEMHASEMIGAEDSELDISTIISDLFDQKGGHLSPEALKHYLSAGERLYKTSSKIYKEICYFEASIKRPFFHVNPLDDDQLENWHQYLDFVEKNGDFDWAVKLYERCLIPCANYSEFWIRYSEYVDAKGGREIANHALGRASSCFVKEVPTFCMYYALFKEQIGDAPAARSLFTKARSYFTSGFYANINRLANMEKRMGNTKAASEIYEIAIEDAVQKKNIELLPDLYSNFAQFIYAASHSIIEAKQVFVKGINRAPCKPLIKGFIQFMSTHGGPKDIPLLDSVISNAVTPGSDVSTALSTEDREDISLLFLEFVDLYGGIKELRKAWARHSKLFPHSTGNISRHYSTMGNSLQDTNKRRKTEPLMVARDQSLEDTIELKQPPKTDDFSLIVDKESEPQVDKDIVDSGKGHRDAGEQKALEIVNSHKETIRTAQECTDMVHSEHILDKNGMQKQMNSHAKEESNQDLMLHEQNDEKTNSRAAEAPVAESGDCDSPSKAIASSENINSEGKVIEVSASSHLETVCSKYDLPSGSNMHNEGNSSGPARISPELEERQHVEVQVKVDTEHDLSVSNANLERSFDGPNPTECDKEISAIGHGSQDHIQSSQSNQLSACAKPLSLDLAKTKSDTVGFQAPLRHQLGNAQTHQSNNLSHNMQQQERTMAQNVQTSAQIHDQLFAQSNHGNQQYLQTMQGYASQMGQYYQQQLYYLQAQHNQQMQSLQQQQLPTEHLQQNFMQQVQQLNQQMVLWQQQVQQQQQVVLQQALPVQQLPDEKQGQCPSGDTKHDQNKQQQQAPQMDQQSQQLQQQPLLCLQQQQQQQQQMYLIQQQQMYQQQQAQQQQLFQQQLMQQQQYVLQMPQQQQDSVQQQLFQQQQQQMMLLQRQQQQIMQQQIQQYLQQQQNQQGSKNQTYKSNPQEDGRNRQMEHGQLSEASQSDGSKLRSGEQSELSYPSTPQSQRSNH